A genomic window from Sporosarcina sp. Marseille-Q4063 includes:
- a CDS encoding YhdT family protein, producing MVNKSNTDWRFKIAHREALIGVGLAIFNFIWWFGFAYGLGSRPVEEYTYVFGLPAWFFYSCVVGFVLISILVIIITKFFLTEVPFEEEDEL from the coding sequence ATGGTAAATAAAAGCAATACAGATTGGCGGTTTAAAATTGCGCACCGCGAAGCACTGATAGGTGTCGGACTCGCAATTTTCAACTTCATATGGTGGTTCGGCTTCGCCTATGGACTCGGATCACGTCCGGTGGAGGAATATACATATGTATTTGGTCTCCCGGCATGGTTTTTCTACAGTTGCGTCGTCGGATTTGTATTAATCTCGATTCTCGTAATCATTATTACAAAGTTCTTCCTCACAGAAGTTCCTTTTGAGGAGGAAGACGAGTTATGA
- the panF gene encoding sodium/pantothenate symporter: protein MNISVIAPLVIFLVAIFAIGLISSRKMESDKGFLQNYFLGGRELGGFVLAMTMVATYGSASSFLGGPGTAYTVGFGWVLLAMSQVVTGYFVLLILGKKFAILARKYNAVTMIDFLKVRYNSPAVAILSAVAIIIFLFSAMTAQWVGGGRLIESLTGLKYTSALFIFAISVLVYVVIGGFRAVAVTDAVQGAIMVIGTLILLIGVIIAGGGVPAIMQDLLNENPRLVTPFGADGSLTAAYVSSFWILVGVGVVALPQMAVRAMSYKNSRSMHRALIIGTLVTGFIMLNMHLIGIFARPVLPGIDVGDKVIPLLALEVLPPWLAGIVLAAPMAAIMSTVDSLLLLVSSAIVKDVYLNFIKPDAKEKTVKWLSFGVTGILGIIVFLLALQPPELLIFLNLFSFGGLEAAFIWPVVMGLYWKYGNKYGAIASMITGMVSYIALHYYNEAFGNLLGVHTVTFPIVFSFVAYIAFSLLINKKEFVF from the coding sequence ATGAACATTAGCGTTATTGCACCGCTCGTCATTTTTCTTGTAGCGATTTTCGCGATTGGTTTGATTTCATCAAGAAAAATGGAGTCGGACAAAGGCTTCCTGCAAAACTATTTCCTAGGCGGCCGTGAACTTGGCGGTTTCGTCCTTGCGATGACAATGGTTGCGACCTACGGAAGCGCATCGAGTTTCCTAGGGGGACCCGGGACAGCTTATACTGTCGGATTCGGTTGGGTTTTACTTGCTATGTCTCAAGTTGTTACCGGATATTTCGTCCTTTTAATCTTAGGAAAGAAATTCGCCATTTTAGCACGGAAATACAATGCCGTGACAATGATTGATTTCTTGAAAGTTCGCTATAACAGCCCGGCTGTCGCGATTTTATCGGCAGTTGCCATCATTATCTTTTTATTTTCCGCAATGACAGCGCAGTGGGTCGGAGGCGGCCGTCTCATCGAATCGCTCACCGGACTTAAGTACACGTCCGCGCTCTTCATTTTTGCGATTTCGGTCCTCGTCTATGTCGTCATCGGCGGTTTCCGTGCAGTTGCAGTGACCGATGCCGTGCAAGGCGCGATTATGGTCATCGGAACACTTATTTTACTCATCGGCGTCATTATCGCAGGTGGCGGCGTGCCAGCCATCATGCAAGATTTGTTGAATGAAAACCCGCGTCTCGTCACGCCATTCGGAGCGGACGGGAGTCTAACAGCTGCCTATGTATCTTCTTTCTGGATATTAGTCGGTGTCGGCGTCGTCGCGCTTCCACAAATGGCAGTGCGCGCAATGAGCTACAAAAACTCGCGATCCATGCACCGCGCACTCATTATTGGAACGCTCGTTACCGGATTTATCATGCTGAATATGCACCTAATCGGGATTTTCGCACGTCCCGTTTTACCAGGAATCGACGTCGGCGACAAAGTAATTCCGCTGTTGGCACTCGAAGTATTACCACCGTGGCTCGCTGGAATCGTACTCGCAGCCCCGATGGCAGCCATCATGTCGACGGTAGATTCACTACTATTACTCGTAAGTTCAGCAATCGTCAAAGACGTCTACTTGAACTTTATTAAACCAGACGCAAAAGAAAAAACCGTCAAATGGCTGAGTTTCGGCGTGACTGGAATACTCGGAATCATCGTATTCCTACTCGCATTGCAACCACCTGAGCTCCTAATCTTCCTGAATCTATTCTCATTCGGAGGACTCGAAGCCGCCTTCATCTGGCCAGTCGTCATGGGCCTTTACTGGAAATACGGCAACAAATACGGCGCAATCGCCTCGATGATCACAGGAATGGTTTCCTACATCGCGCTCCATTATTACAACGAAGCATTCGGCAACCTACTCGGCGTACACACCGTCACATTCCCGATCGTCTTCTCGTTCGTCGCGTATATTGCCTTTAGTTTGCTAATCAACAAGAAGGAATTTGTGTTTTAA
- a CDS encoding nuclease-related domain-containing protein codes for MIYKKRGKPNDLLGLTALKNRIHSNHKCVREIADKFNRAKAGYEGEINFDKHLKEFMPKYPHAILHDVYLNQGGVYFQMDSILITPATIIIFEVKNIAGKLIFMGNPDRFVRELDNGERKPMESPIAQLDRKEYFLKEWLSKRGIQAPIQGIVVLAFENEIELLSTPKKHITFAFQVPNYLYSLPLDKGELSGTQIKSLATEMKRRHSDYNPFPIIKNWDVSPVDLKQGVQCQSCKFFGMQWSKQKWNCPKCKSHSVDSHIATTKDWFYLVDSKITNGEFRNFALIENQQVAKRLLKRSGLQLHGKLRTSYYVMKN; via the coding sequence ATGATTTACAAAAAGAGGGGAAAACCAAACGATCTCCTAGGATTAACCGCACTTAAAAATCGTATTCATTCAAACCACAAATGCGTGAGAGAGATTGCTGACAAGTTTAATCGAGCAAAAGCTGGTTATGAAGGCGAAATTAACTTCGACAAGCATTTAAAAGAATTCATGCCCAAGTATCCGCATGCAATTCTTCACGATGTCTACTTAAATCAAGGTGGCGTTTATTTTCAAATGGATTCGATTCTTATCACACCGGCAACCATCATTATTTTTGAAGTGAAAAACATCGCCGGAAAATTGATATTCATGGGGAATCCTGACAGATTTGTGAGGGAACTAGATAACGGCGAAAGAAAACCGATGGAAAGCCCGATTGCACAATTAGATAGGAAAGAATATTTCCTCAAAGAATGGCTGAGCAAAAGGGGTATTCAAGCTCCTATTCAAGGAATTGTCGTTCTCGCCTTCGAAAACGAAATCGAACTTTTGTCCACGCCGAAAAAACATATAACATTTGCGTTCCAGGTTCCAAATTACCTGTATTCACTTCCTTTAGATAAAGGTGAGCTTAGCGGTACGCAAATTAAAAGTCTAGCGACGGAGATGAAGCGGCGTCATTCAGACTACAATCCGTTCCCGATAATCAAAAATTGGGATGTTTCACCTGTAGACTTAAAACAGGGTGTTCAATGTCAAAGTTGCAAGTTTTTCGGCATGCAGTGGAGTAAACAGAAATGGAATTGTCCAAAATGCAAAAGCCATAGCGTGGACAGCCATATCGCAACAACCAAGGATTGGTTTTACCTAGTAGACAGCAAGATAACCAACGGTGAATTCCGAAACTTTGCATTGATTGAAAACCAACAAGTTGCCAAAAGATTACTCAAAAGATCAGGATTGCAACTCCACGGCAAATTAAGAACAAGCTATTATGTGATGAAAAACTAG
- a CDS encoding aminotransferase class I/II-fold pyridoxal phosphate-dependent enzyme, producing the protein MTLSASSRIQAIELSGIRKVANMLSNYPNAINLTIGQPDFTTPELIKDAGIEAIRNDKTTYTTNMGILELRQAISDFFANKYGFTYNPQTEILVTAGASGGMDATFRTILNEGDEIIVPAPIFSGYDPLISLTGAKAVYLDTTKTNFIPDPTQLEALITPKTKAVVFSFPSNPTGVIIPKQTMDALVEVLARHDIFIVSDEIYSENTFEGKHVSFAGYPQLKEKLFLIHGLSKSHSMTGWRVGFLLTAEKWMKHAVKAHAHNTLCVNAPTQYAAITALTKCQDTPATMNKEYIKRRDLVYNRLTFMGLETVKPNGAFYIFPSIKEFNMSSEQFALTLLKEADIGVVPGSAFTPLGEGYIRISYAYAYDQLEIAMNRLENWVTNWRRNERHFVPDPPLV; encoded by the coding sequence TTGACGTTATCAGCCAGCTCGCGGATTCAGGCGATTGAATTATCGGGAATCCGAAAAGTCGCAAATATGCTCAGCAACTATCCAAATGCCATTAACCTGACGATTGGTCAACCCGATTTTACAACGCCGGAATTAATAAAAGACGCTGGAATCGAAGCCATCCGAAACGACAAAACGACGTACACGACAAATATGGGGATTTTGGAATTGCGACAAGCAATCAGCGATTTTTTCGCGAATAAATACGGATTCACTTACAACCCACAAACAGAAATTCTGGTGACAGCAGGCGCAAGTGGAGGGATGGATGCAACATTTCGCACGATTTTAAACGAAGGGGACGAAATAATTGTACCCGCGCCCATTTTTTCCGGTTATGATCCGCTTATTTCATTAACAGGGGCGAAGGCAGTCTATTTGGATACAACGAAAACCAACTTCATACCGGATCCAACCCAACTCGAAGCGCTAATAACACCAAAAACTAAAGCAGTGGTATTTAGTTTCCCATCAAATCCAACGGGTGTTATTATTCCGAAACAAACGATGGATGCGCTCGTCGAAGTCCTTGCCAGACATGATATCTTCATCGTTTCAGACGAAATCTATAGTGAAAATACATTTGAAGGCAAACATGTTTCATTCGCCGGGTACCCGCAACTGAAAGAAAAACTTTTCCTCATTCATGGACTTTCAAAATCGCATTCGATGACGGGATGGCGGGTAGGATTTTTATTAACTGCCGAAAAGTGGATGAAACACGCAGTGAAAGCCCATGCGCATAATACGCTTTGCGTCAACGCGCCGACTCAATACGCGGCCATCACCGCGCTAACAAAATGCCAAGACACACCCGCAACAATGAACAAAGAATATATCAAACGCCGGGATTTAGTCTACAATCGTCTCACATTCATGGGACTCGAAACCGTCAAACCGAACGGGGCATTTTATATTTTTCCGTCAATCAAAGAATTCAACATGTCGTCTGAACAATTTGCGCTTACGCTACTAAAGGAGGCAGATATCGGGGTAGTTCCGGGGAGTGCATTTACGCCGCTCGGTGAAGGATACATCCGAATTTCATATGCCTACGCCTATGACCAACTCGAAATCGCGATGAATCGTCTTGAAAACTGGGTAACGAATTGGCGGCGAAATGAACGCCACTTCGTGCCAGATCCACCACTGGTTTAA
- a CDS encoding gamma-glutamyltransferase family protein: MDYLYNPYPSIKHTAFAKNGMVATSQPLAAQAGIEIMRQGGNAIDAAIATAAALTVVEPTSNGIGGDAFALVWVNNKLHGLNASGPSPESLTIDNVKAAGHEKMPTHGLTPITIPGVPAAWAELAKKFGKLSLKESLAPAIRYAEEGYPLTPILGKYWKLAYKRFKDSFTTEEFNAWFETFAPDGRAPEIGEVWKSPGHAETLRSIAESNADSFYKGEIADKIDDFMVKHGGYLRKSDLEKYKVEWVEPISTNYRGYDVWEIPPNGQGMVTLMALNIYSKLSPAIPENTKTLHEQIEAMKLAFTDGKAFITEENEMPIDVEHLLSDEYAEKRAEKITNEASIPEPYDLPKGGTVYLATADGEGNMVSFIQSNYMGFGSGIVVPNTGIALQNRGADFSLDPTHPNALKPGKRSYNTIIPGFLTKNGQAIGPFGVMGGFMQPQGHFQMIVNTIDYKLNPQAALDSPRWQWIEGNTVHVEPNFPNHLAQALTRLGHDIQPKLDNGSFGRGQIIWRNPETGVLSGGTETRTDGAIVLW; this comes from the coding sequence ATGGATTACCTATACAACCCGTACCCTTCAATAAAACACACCGCATTCGCAAAAAACGGCATGGTAGCAACATCACAACCACTCGCCGCACAAGCCGGAATTGAAATCATGCGACAAGGTGGAAACGCCATCGACGCAGCAATCGCAACAGCGGCAGCACTCACCGTTGTCGAACCGACTTCAAACGGAATCGGCGGCGACGCATTCGCGCTTGTCTGGGTAAACAACAAACTTCACGGCCTGAACGCATCCGGTCCATCGCCAGAATCCCTAACAATCGACAATGTAAAAGCAGCGGGCCATGAAAAAATGCCAACTCACGGCCTCACGCCAATCACAATTCCTGGCGTCCCGGCAGCATGGGCGGAACTAGCAAAAAAGTTCGGTAAACTATCATTAAAAGAATCACTAGCACCGGCAATTCGCTATGCCGAAGAAGGCTACCCGCTAACGCCTATCCTAGGAAAGTACTGGAAACTAGCATACAAAAGATTCAAAGATTCATTCACAACAGAAGAATTCAACGCCTGGTTCGAAACGTTCGCTCCAGACGGCCGCGCGCCGGAAATCGGCGAAGTATGGAAATCCCCGGGACACGCGGAAACGCTAAGATCCATCGCTGAATCAAATGCAGATTCCTTCTATAAAGGAGAAATCGCCGACAAAATCGACGACTTCATGGTGAAACACGGCGGTTACTTACGAAAATCAGACCTAGAAAAATACAAAGTCGAATGGGTAGAACCAATTTCAACAAACTACCGCGGTTATGACGTCTGGGAAATCCCGCCGAATGGCCAAGGCATGGTGACGCTCATGGCGCTAAATATTTATAGCAAATTAAGCCCGGCGATCCCAGAAAACACGAAAACGCTCCACGAACAAATCGAAGCAATGAAACTAGCATTCACCGACGGGAAAGCGTTCATCACCGAAGAAAACGAAATGCCGATAGATGTCGAACATTTACTGTCAGACGAATACGCAGAAAAACGTGCGGAAAAAATCACAAACGAAGCATCAATTCCAGAGCCGTACGATCTCCCGAAAGGCGGCACCGTTTACCTAGCAACAGCGGACGGAGAAGGGAATATGGTCTCCTTCATCCAGTCAAATTACATGGGCTTCGGATCCGGCATCGTCGTTCCCAACACAGGAATCGCGCTTCAAAACCGCGGCGCCGATTTCTCGCTCGACCCAACACATCCGAATGCGTTAAAACCGGGAAAGCGTTCCTATAACACGATCATCCCGGGATTCCTGACAAAAAACGGACAAGCAATCGGCCCGTTCGGAGTCATGGGCGGTTTCATGCAGCCGCAAGGACATTTCCAAATGATTGTAAACACCATTGATTATAAATTAAACCCACAAGCCGCACTCGATTCACCAAGATGGCAGTGGATCGAAGGAAATACAGTTCACGTCGAACCCAATTTCCCGAATCACTTAGCGCAAGCACTAACTCGGCTAGGCCACGATATCCAGCCAAAGCTCGATAACGGTTCATTCGGACGCGGCCAAATCATATGGCGCAATCCTGAAACAGGCGTATTATCGGGAGGAACTGAAACACGAACAGATGGAGCGATTGTCTTATGGTAA
- a CDS encoding TasA family protein — MSLKKKLAMSIATGALAVSMIGGGTYAYFNDVEVNKSSFAAGTLDINIKGNDAYNAIIDVGNLKPGDHMIRQFKINNTGSLDVSQVLLTSAYAVGDAKGNNGDADFGDHIQVKFLVNNDKASPVIFETTLKELSKTDVTDRNLIGAIFGGERDGLKAKSSDTLTVMFEFIDNGQNQNVFQGDSLKLDWTFEAKQTAGTLR; from the coding sequence ATGAGTCTTAAAAAGAAACTAGCAATGAGTATCGCAACTGGGGCATTAGCTGTAAGTATGATTGGTGGAGGAACGTATGCTTATTTCAATGATGTGGAAGTGAATAAAAGCAGTTTCGCAGCCGGAACATTGGATATTAATATTAAAGGTAACGATGCATACAATGCAATTATCGATGTTGGTAATCTAAAACCAGGGGATCATATGATACGTCAATTTAAAATTAATAACACTGGAAGCTTGGATGTATCCCAGGTATTGTTGACATCTGCTTATGCAGTAGGGGATGCAAAGGGTAATAATGGCGACGCAGACTTTGGTGACCATATTCAGGTTAAGTTCCTTGTCAATAATGACAAAGCATCTCCTGTTATTTTTGAAACTACTTTAAAGGAGCTAAGTAAAACAGACGTTACTGATAGAAATCTGATCGGGGCGATCTTTGGTGGAGAAAGAGATGGACTAAAGGCGAAATCATCCGATACGCTTACAGTTATGTTTGAATTTATTGACAATGGTCAGAATCAAAATGTTTTCCAAGGAGATTCTCTAAAGCTTGATTGGACGTTTGAAGCAAAGCAGACAGCTGGAACATTGAGATAA
- the sipW gene encoding signal peptidase I SipW, whose protein sequence is MNKKKVAWSKEKKKNKKIIKWINSIVTSILMVLLITVAALVVITKASGGEPQLFGYQLKTVLSGSMEPDIQTGSIISVKLAEDKTNFKEGDVITFMEEEGILITHRITEVVGSGDSVLYRTKGDNNNAEDMNPVLAENVVAEYTGVTVPYVGYFVNFSQSKNGAFLLLIPGFLLLLYSAFTIWRVLSQIELPQKNKTEITEEDVGKSSS, encoded by the coding sequence ATGAACAAGAAGAAGGTAGCGTGGAGTAAGGAAAAAAAGAAAAACAAGAAAATAATTAAGTGGATAAATAGTATTGTAACCAGCATATTGATGGTCTTACTGATCACTGTAGCCGCATTAGTAGTCATCACAAAAGCTTCTGGCGGGGAGCCGCAACTTTTTGGTTATCAATTAAAAACAGTTCTGTCAGGATCCATGGAACCAGATATCCAAACCGGTTCGATAATTTCTGTAAAACTGGCCGAAGATAAAACAAACTTTAAAGAAGGCGACGTCATTACATTCATGGAAGAAGAAGGAATTCTGATTACCCACCGGATTACTGAAGTTGTCGGAAGTGGAGATTCTGTACTTTACCGAACAAAAGGCGACAACAATAATGCGGAAGACATGAATCCGGTTCTGGCAGAGAATGTGGTTGCGGAGTACACTGGGGTCACGGTGCCTTATGTCGGTTACTTTGTTAACTTTTCTCAATCGAAAAATGGCGCTTTCCTATTGCTAATACCTGGCTTTTTACTACTTCTCTACTCCGCTTTTACAATTTGGCGGGTACTGTCACAAATCGAACTGCCTCAAAAAAATAAAACTGAAATTACGGAAGAAGACGTGGGAAAAAGTTCTTCCTAA